AATACATATTGACAATACAACTTACAAGCTTGTTGCCAATAAATATATGTAGATCAGGAGTAATCTACTTAGCGAAAATAAAATGCGTAAACAGCTTATCTACCAGGATAAGCGAAGCCAGGATAAGCGCGCCGCCGGCAACCTCATTTAGTCGGTGTACAAATTTGGGCGATATGCGTGCGCGAAGTTTGTTGGCGTAGAAAGCTTTGGTGGTATCCATCCCAAATTGTACAATGAGGACGGTTAAGAACATCACCCCCAGTTTTAATCCACGGTTAGGGATACCCTGGTGATAGATGGTACTGGCGGTACCGATAACGGTGATCCAGTGGAAAAGGATGGTAGGATTGAAGATGCACATCACAAATCCCTTGAAAAAGAAACCTGCTTTTTTGATGCGCTTAGGGGTATGACTGCTAAAATCAACCTCTGATTTCTTAAAGATATAGTGAATCCCGATGCCGAATAAGATGGCGCTGCCGATGATGCCCCCAATGGTTTTGGTTTCTGGCGTAACATCAAAAAACTGCGAACCGAACAAGATGGCGCCTACAAAAACAATATCGCTGGTAACTACCCCAAGGGCCAGGGCTACACCCGCATGGAAACCTTTTTCTATACTGGTTTTAATCAGCGCAAAAAACACCGGGCCGGTAAGAAACGTCAAAACTAATCCAATACCAATACCCGATATAATGGCTTCTATCATTTATTTAAGCAGGCTTTTGTTCCAGTTTAAAGTATGCGAATATGCAACTTTATAAACTAAACAACGAAAGTAATTGGCGGATTTAATTTTTTAAATAATTAAGAAAAACAAAAATTTAACCTAACTTAGTGTAATTATAACACCAATTGTAAACTAACTTTATGGAGCAAACCAATAGCAAGAACTACGGCTCTGCGCTTTACACGCTTATTACGGTCTTTTTTTTCTGGGGCTTTGTGGCCGCCAGTAATGATATTCTGATCCCTGTTTTTAAGGAGAAATTACATCTTGAGCAATGGCAATCGCAAATGATCTCGTTTGCGTTTTATGTGGCCTATACTGTAGGATCTATTCTGTACACTGTGATCTCAAAAGGCATAGGCGACGATATTTTGAACAAGGTAGGCTATAAAAATGGAATTGCCATAGGCCTGGTAATTTCTGCACTGGGAACCTTATTATTTTACCCTGCAGCAGAAAGCGCGT
This region of Mucilaginibacter yixingensis genomic DNA includes:
- a CDS encoding LysE family translocator — encoded protein: MIEAIISGIGIGLVLTFLTGPVFFALIKTSIEKGFHAGVALALGVVTSDIVFVGAILFGSQFFDVTPETKTIGGIIGSAILFGIGIHYIFKKSEVDFSSHTPKRIKKAGFFFKGFVMCIFNPTILFHWITVIGTASTIYHQGIPNRGLKLGVMFLTVLIVQFGMDTTKAFYANKLRARISPKFVHRLNEVAGGALILASLILVDKLFTHFIFAK